A part of Bacillus rossius redtenbacheri isolate Brsri chromosome 1, Brsri_v3, whole genome shotgun sequence genomic DNA contains:
- the LOC134546170 gene encoding serine/threonine-protein kinase Nek2-like isoform X2, with product MEYCEGGDISTVIKRCKSCGGLVMEAFVWHVLYQTARALQACHWHVAATILHRDIKPANVFLDCCYNIKLGDFGLARVLEHTYGTAHTLVGTPSYMSPEVMRGSKYNKMSDMWALGCLVYELCALAPPFNGNNMRNLARKIVDGRFERIPTYYSEDLQNIITLLLNVDQEKRPAVEDILQHPIVVSQVAANKFASLDFKSAGGGVSGAKCAAMPEPVVTAVERPTDDCAGDANTHLCREMWLNRMESLKQRESALRAREVALVEREREAEKREKRAAMLDRLAREKVARADVYLHQCRGARSLASSVRGPQPRTSFAEEDLDSSFSADPGDASADDAAGRLPFARSASERRVHFTLPAARAKRWDAGSASAELENVENRILSMMNVNMPTIEENSRLNSVESLRPAPKNGAWLGKKKQVFHSIRDSTMKENVSTCTNRQDNSQRLQSLIPNTFVTSAQNKTAFVSSLRW from the exons CTGCGGTGGCCTGGTGATGGAAGCATTCGTGTGGCACGTGCTGTATCAGACGGCGCGGGCCCTGCAGGCCTGCCACTGGCACGTGGCGGCCACCATCCTGCACCGCGACATCAAGCCCGCCAACGTCTTCCTCGACTGCTGCTACAACATCAAGCTGGGGGACTTTGGCCTGGCGCGCGTGCTGGAGCACACTTACGGCACTGCCCACACCCTCGTGGGGACACCTTCCTACATGAGCCCA GAAGTTATGAGAGGCAGCAAGTAcaacaagatgtcggacatgtgGGCACTGGGATGTCTGGTTTACGAGCTGTGTGCCCTCGCCCCGCCCTTCAACGGAAACAACATGAGAAACCTGGCTCGAAAAATTGTGGATGGCAG GTTCGAAAGAATTCCTACATACTACAGTGAAGACCTACAAAACATCATCACGCTGCTTCTCAACGTCGACCAGGAGAAACGACCTGCCGTTGAAGACATCCTTCAACATCCCATCGTGGTGTCTCAGGTTGCAGCCAACAAATTTGCTTCGCTGGATTTCAAAAGTGCCGGGGGCGGGGTCTCTggtgccaaatgtgctgccatgcCAGAGCCCGTGGTAACGGCGGTGGAGCGACCCACCGACGATTGTGCGGGAGATGCGAACACTCACCTCTGTCGAGAGATGTGGCTGAACAGGATGGAGAGCCTGAAGCAGAGGGAGTCTGCACTGAGGGCGAGAGAGGTGGCGCTGGTGGAGAGGGAGCGCGAAGCAGAGAAGCGGGAGAAGCGGGCGGCCATGCTGGACCGCCTGGCCAGGGAGAAGGTGGCCAGGGCGGACGTCTACCTGCACCAGTGTCGCGGGGCCCGGTCGCTGGCCAGCAGCGTCCGGGGCCCCCAGCCGAGGACCAGCTTTGCGGAAGAGGACCTGGACTCGTCCTTCAGTGCGGACCCGGGAGACGCGAGCGCGGACGATGCGGCTGGACGCCTGCCGTTCGCTCGGTCCGCGTCGGAGAGGAGGGTGCACTTCACCCTCCCGGCGGCGAGGGCCAAGAGGTGGGACGCTGGCTCGGCTAGTGCAGAGTTGGAGAACGTGGAGAACAGGATACTGTCCATGATGAATGTTAACATGCCCACCATCGAGGAAAATAGTCGCTTGAACAGCGTCGAGTCTCTTCGGCCTGCTCCAAAAAATGGTGCTTGGCTTGGGAAAAAGAAGCAAGTTTTCCACAGCATACGGGACAGCACGATGAAAGAAAATGTGTCGACTTGCACAAACCGGCAAGATAATTCCCAAAGGTTGCAGTCGTTAATTCCAAACACATTCGTAACCTCagcacaaaacaaaacagcattCGTATCAAGCCTAAGATGGTAA